In Candidatus Defluviibacterium haderslevense, the following are encoded in one genomic region:
- a CDS encoding TIGR02206 family membrane protein codes for MDRYFGNMEGFQAFGSAHLIPVIFYTILTCIWIYLAKKWDDQKQYKSALYFSFVLAGLVLFWMFFKMWNNQFDPAEDFPFHLCNILTLVLPFALYYKSRWFFGILYFWVLVGTMQAILTPELKEPFPHFIYFRYWTVHCGLVMLIFYGLLVFKWKVYWKDIRNAIIGANVYVVFSFIANYLSGGNYFFTMHKPRTASLLDYLGPWPWYLFTGQIIMVLLFIGAYLPLHFNYRKYQKTNQTI; via the coding sequence ATGGACCGATATTTTGGCAATATGGAAGGATTTCAGGCTTTTGGCTCGGCCCATTTAATTCCTGTAATCTTCTACACCATTCTAACATGCATTTGGATCTATTTAGCCAAAAAATGGGATGATCAAAAACAATATAAAAGTGCTTTGTACTTTTCATTTGTACTGGCTGGACTTGTCCTATTCTGGATGTTTTTCAAAATGTGGAATAATCAATTTGACCCTGCCGAAGATTTTCCTTTTCACTTATGTAATATTTTAACACTGGTATTACCTTTCGCATTATATTATAAGTCACGATGGTTTTTTGGCATACTCTATTTCTGGGTACTCGTAGGTACCATGCAGGCTATTTTAACTCCGGAATTAAAAGAACCCTTTCCTCATTTTATTTATTTTAGATATTGGACCGTTCATTGTGGCCTTGTTATGCTGATATTCTATGGCTTGTTGGTTTTCAAATGGAAAGTATACTGGAAAGATATTCGCAATGCAATAATTGGTGCAAACGTTTATGTTGTTTTTTCTTTTATTGCCAATTATCTATCCGGAGGGAATTACTTCTTTACCATGCACAAACCAAGAACAGCTTCTTTACTTGACTATCTTGGACCTTGGCCATGGTATCTATTCACCGGCCAAATCATAATGGTTCTTTTGTTTATAGGGGCCTATCTTCCGCTTCACTTTAATTACAGAAAGTATCAAAAGACAAATCAAACAATCTAA
- a CDS encoding aminodeoxychorismate/anthranilate synthase component II: MHQRVLIIDHQDSFTYNLVQLLEECGAEVRVIHDKLDLFEVCKDYTKILFSPGPGLPQDYTLMPLILKHFEHNKHILGICLGHQAIGSYYGAELYNLKQVQHGQSTLINVLDSNTQSLYQGLEQPFSGGLYHSWALTLKGSVNDLMITCLSNDGVIMGIKHKRFAVEGIQFHPESYNTPGGKKIIHNWLKI; encoded by the coding sequence ATGCACCAAAGGGTATTAATAATAGATCATCAAGATTCGTTTACTTATAACTTAGTGCAGTTGTTAGAAGAGTGTGGGGCAGAAGTGCGCGTTATTCATGACAAGCTAGACCTATTTGAAGTTTGTAAAGATTATACTAAAATTCTTTTTTCACCCGGTCCTGGCTTGCCACAAGATTATACTTTAATGCCACTTATTCTCAAGCATTTTGAACATAATAAACATATTTTAGGGATATGTCTTGGGCATCAGGCTATTGGATCATATTATGGCGCGGAACTTTATAATTTGAAACAGGTTCAACATGGGCAGTCTACACTTATCAATGTCTTAGATAGCAATACCCAATCTTTATATCAAGGATTGGAGCAACCTTTCTCAGGAGGATTGTATCACTCGTGGGCATTGACTTTGAAAGGTTCTGTGAATGATCTAATGATTACATGTTTATCCAACGACGGTGTAATAATGGGTATCAAGCACAAAAGGTTTGCTGTGGAAGGAATTCAGTTCCATCCTGAATCTTATAATACGCCGGGGGGTAAAAAAATAATTCACAATTGGTTGAAAATCTGA
- a CDS encoding aminotransferase class IV, producing MYPFFESMALIDGSIQRIAFHQNRINRTFAKYYPSTKPIELRSILIPDEFNFDQLQKLKLNYNSNNYEINISHYNPIQFDQFYFINDDQINYDFKYTDRNQLDYWRRQIEPHSQFIIIKNNLLTDSHFSNLVFTNGKHWITPKTPLHAGTMRAHLINKHKIIQSYVSISTLHLFTHFKLINALNTLESAYPYPIELLIEPYVSYLK from the coding sequence ATGTACCCATTTTTTGAATCCATGGCGCTGATAGATGGCAGCATTCAACGAATAGCATTTCATCAAAATAGAATCAATCGCACATTTGCAAAATATTACCCAAGTACCAAACCGATTGAATTGAGAAGTATTTTAATTCCTGATGAATTCAATTTTGATCAATTACAAAAACTCAAATTAAACTATAATTCAAACAATTATGAGATAAACATTTCACATTACAATCCTATTCAATTTGATCAATTCTATTTTATAAACGATGATCAAATAAATTACGATTTTAAATACACAGATCGAAATCAATTAGATTACTGGCGCCGACAGATAGAACCTCACTCACAATTTATAATTATTAAGAACAATTTATTGACTGATTCCCATTTCAGCAATCTGGTATTTACGAATGGCAAACATTGGATCACACCCAAAACACCTTTGCATGCAGGAACTATGCGGGCACATTTGATAAACAAACATAAAATCATACAGAGTTATGTTTCAATCAGCACATTACATTTGTTTACCCATTTTAAACTCATCAATGCACTGAATACTTTAGAAAGCGCCTATCCATATCCTATTGAACTATTAATTGAACCATATGTTTCATACCTTAAATAA
- a CDS encoding carboxypeptidase-like regulatory domain-containing protein, with translation MRKSVFYFIFGLILFQQQSSLAQLYGSIKDADGQALPYASIYIQGTTIGTLANEKGQYELALKTGSIKIVYQYTGFEKLVREVQYNTTPVKLDVVLNEAIYKLGEITFSSKKEDPAYDIIRRTIANRKKYEQWDHSYTCESYTKGSMRILNAPNKILGQNIGNMDGNLDSNRQGIVYLSESISEISFEKPNTIKEVMISSKVSGDDNGFSFNRAGALNFNLYQNVTPFSKDIISPISDYALNHYKYKLLGTYTNENNQSVHKIRMIPKIREDAVWSGDLYILDQAFVIYSFNGFIRGAQIKQALFDTIFLNQNHFSIGKDSFWRVQNQLFKFKAELLGISLEGNFSIFYKNIQINDTLRIQNKNETLEILKGSNFKSQLYWDSIRPMPLTSDEQLDYLKKDSLKLIKASKHYLDSTDRISNQFKWLNLLMGYTYSKSYKQRFITYKSPINSLAFNPVQGTNLMIALRLSQYLDKDLWYHKWTGDLDLSYGFANKRLNAKASIYYRFNPFKNIQLRWAGGSELSEFNSYQNVSNLYNTFSSLLNKKNALKLYQQDFIQFDASRDINYSIRSHFSLFYINRSSVSNQSQYSWLKKDVTYSTNQTTEYGQELLKISHRNLIKAIIRFDIQPYSKVWKTPNGITNLGSDWPKINLKATLGYYVTTKEHFLKYDMSISQQISWNRWGASLLTLAGSLLDSKSPMDVVDQLYINGNAFAVYSLPELNNYFLGWGLYRIIEPKYLLTFHIEHDFKGILLDRIPGINRLGWVEHIRFSGLVSSHESGLQELSIGFGNIGYGAFRFFRLDWVQVFENFKNGPSYLRFGINQTLSVGR, from the coding sequence ATGAGAAAAAGCGTTTTTTATTTCATATTTGGATTGATTTTATTCCAACAGCAATCCTCTTTAGCTCAATTATATGGTAGCATAAAAGATGCTGATGGTCAGGCTTTACCCTATGCTAGTATTTACATTCAAGGAACTACTATAGGAACTTTGGCCAATGAGAAAGGGCAGTATGAATTAGCCTTAAAGACCGGTTCAATTAAAATTGTCTATCAATATACTGGTTTTGAAAAATTAGTAAGAGAGGTCCAATATAATACAACTCCAGTGAAGCTTGATGTTGTCCTGAATGAAGCGATTTACAAATTAGGAGAAATTACGTTTTCTTCAAAGAAAGAAGATCCAGCATATGACATTATTCGTCGAACCATTGCTAATCGAAAGAAGTATGAACAATGGGATCATTCTTATACCTGCGAATCTTATACTAAGGGCTCGATGAGAATATTGAATGCACCAAATAAAATTTTGGGACAAAACATTGGGAATATGGATGGTAATTTGGATTCAAACCGCCAGGGAATTGTCTATTTATCAGAATCCATATCTGAAATTTCTTTTGAAAAGCCCAATACGATTAAAGAGGTTATGATCAGTTCAAAAGTTTCCGGAGATGATAATGGATTTTCGTTTAATCGGGCAGGAGCCTTGAATTTTAATTTGTATCAAAATGTCACACCCTTTTCAAAAGATATAATCTCTCCAATTTCAGATTATGCATTGAATCATTACAAATATAAATTGCTAGGTACTTATACCAATGAAAACAATCAATCAGTTCATAAAATTAGAATGATTCCTAAAATCAGAGAAGATGCTGTGTGGTCCGGAGATCTTTATATATTAGATCAAGCCTTTGTGATCTATAGTTTTAATGGATTTATTCGGGGCGCCCAAATTAAGCAAGCTTTGTTTGATACTATTTTTCTAAACCAAAATCACTTTTCAATTGGGAAGGATAGTTTTTGGAGGGTCCAAAATCAATTGTTTAAGTTTAAGGCTGAATTACTAGGAATAAGTCTTGAAGGGAATTTTAGTATCTTTTATAAGAATATACAAATAAATGATACACTTAGGATACAGAATAAAAATGAAACACTAGAGATACTTAAAGGCTCTAACTTTAAAAGTCAATTGTATTGGGATTCTATAAGGCCCATGCCTTTAACTAGCGATGAACAACTCGATTATTTAAAAAAAGATAGTTTAAAATTGATCAAAGCCTCAAAGCATTACTTGGATTCTACAGATCGGATATCCAATCAATTTAAATGGCTCAACCTGTTGATGGGTTATACTTATTCCAAAAGTTACAAACAACGATTTATAACCTATAAAAGCCCAATCAACTCACTTGCATTTAATCCGGTGCAAGGGACCAATCTCATGATTGCTTTAAGGCTATCTCAATATTTAGATAAAGATTTATGGTATCATAAATGGACTGGTGATCTTGATTTGAGTTATGGATTTGCTAATAAACGATTGAATGCTAAAGCATCTATTTATTATCGTTTTAATCCGTTCAAAAATATACAATTGCGGTGGGCTGGAGGTTCAGAATTATCAGAATTTAATTCTTATCAGAATGTTTCGAATTTGTATAATACTTTTTCATCATTGCTTAATAAAAAAAATGCCTTAAAATTATATCAACAAGATTTTATTCAATTTGACGCATCCAGAGATATAAATTATAGTATTCGAAGTCATTTTTCACTTTTTTATATAAACAGATCTTCAGTCTCGAATCAAAGTCAATACAGTTGGCTAAAAAAAGATGTAACTTATTCAACAAACCAAACCACTGAATATGGTCAAGAATTGTTGAAGATTAGTCATCGAAATCTAATTAAAGCTATCATCCGTTTTGACATCCAGCCTTATTCAAAAGTATGGAAAACACCAAATGGAATAACCAATTTGGGATCTGATTGGCCAAAAATCAATTTAAAGGCAACTTTAGGCTACTATGTGACGACTAAAGAACATTTTTTGAAATATGACATGAGTATAAGTCAACAAATTTCATGGAATAGATGGGGTGCGAGTTTGCTGACCTTAGCAGGATCTTTATTAGATTCCAAATCACCAATGGATGTTGTCGACCAATTGTATATAAATGGGAATGCCTTTGCTGTTTATTCGCTACCAGAATTGAATAATTACTTTTTAGGATGGGGTTTATACAGAATTATAGAACCTAAATATTTATTGACCTTTCATATAGAGCACGATTTTAAAGGAATATTGTTGGATCGGATACCTGGAATTAACCGATTAGGATGGGTTGAACACATTCGTTTTTCTGGCTTGGTCAGTAGTCATGAAAGCGGATTGCAAGAATTGAGTATAGGATTTGGTAATATAGGTTATGGGGCATTTAGATTTTTTCGATTGGATTGGGTCCAGGTTTTTGAAAATTTTAAAAATGGACCTTCTTATTTGAGATTTGGGATAAACCAGACCCTATCTGTAGGGAGATAA
- the secDF gene encoding protein translocase subunit SecDF — protein sequence MSEKGIVKFVLIALVAVCLFQFIFYIPTMKYERQADSYAIEKSAGIVDLDLRYTEEKAARAYFLDSISSEKIFSIPMLKEYTYNDLKKQQLGLGLDLKGGMSSMLQIDLQDFMISLAGKSQDPVFKTALAAASERQKTSQLDFINLFAEEFKKAGNGKSMASVFSRSPTLKDRITIQSSDADVTRIIRELADETVNLTFKRIKDRIDKFGATQPNISLDKKRDMILVELPGIDNPARARKYLQASAKLEFWDLFRINDPGLIDAFVTADKKLKSLESGDTSAVNKEAYTLKNRYDITRDSLGNAIDSTLAGVDTIRNADPFADRGPLLSLLSLNGGSTASYSPSVLGVVEKGNKDKVLELLRKPELKSIFPSDLDFRLSAEPYSNYETKEVTNSYELYGIRTKVGSDGATLDGARIIRSSVSPDPVTGQVTVNLAMDNRGSKIWGEMTTRAANDNNRQIAIALDDEIVSSPRVINPILGGNTQISGNFTIDEAKDLSNILQVGKLPAKTHIVQESLIGPSLGKENIDRSLYSILGGFFLVLLFMVLYYTGGGFISILALGLNIVFILATLASFGTVLTLPGIAGVVLTMGMAVDANIIIYERIKEELAEGRTYLQAIAEGFKHSLSAIIDSHVTALLSSIVLFYYGIGPVKGFALVLIIGIIFSVFTSVLVSRLIIDWWMNKGKSISFASEMTKRAFKNFHFDWVGNRKYAYIFSTILTIIGFVSFFTRGFELGVEFKGGYSINVAFDQDVDPELLRNELTTSFEGNPIVKSVDTRNTYNITTSYLINDISPDVNEKVKAKLLEGINKALNKQVEYADFTNHDGKGIHITSYSQVGPVIADDIKSSSYKALILSLLVIFIYILLRFRKWQYSAGAIIALVHDTLVVLACFSLFHGILPFPMEIDQAFIAALLTVIGYSMNDTVIVFDRIRDYLSKDSQKSERELINDAINTTLSRTINTSLVTLLTIIILFFFGGASIKGFAFALIVGITIGTYSSIFVATPVIVDFAKSMRIRTKKTKEAITNKLSKSKAV from the coding sequence ATGAGTGAGAAGGGAATTGTCAAGTTTGTTTTAATCGCGCTTGTTGCGGTATGTCTGTTCCAATTTATTTTTTACATACCGACCATGAAGTATGAAAGACAAGCTGATAGCTATGCCATTGAAAAGAGTGCCGGCATAGTTGATTTAGATTTGCGCTATACGGAGGAGAAAGCGGCTCGGGCGTATTTTTTGGATTCCATTTCTAGCGAGAAGATTTTCAGTATTCCCATGTTGAAGGAATATACTTATAATGACCTTAAAAAACAGCAACTTGGTCTAGGTTTGGACTTGAAAGGTGGTATGAGTAGTATGCTCCAAATTGATTTACAGGATTTTATGATTTCATTAGCAGGTAAGAGTCAAGATCCTGTTTTTAAAACAGCGTTAGCAGCAGCTAGTGAACGACAAAAGACCAGTCAATTGGATTTTATCAACTTATTTGCCGAAGAATTTAAAAAAGCAGGAAATGGCAAGAGTATGGCTTCCGTTTTTTCTAGGAGCCCTACATTAAAAGATAGAATTACCATTCAATCTTCTGATGCTGATGTTACTAGAATTATCAGAGAATTGGCAGATGAAACGGTTAATTTGACATTCAAACGTATTAAAGATCGTATTGATAAATTCGGTGCGACTCAACCAAATATATCTTTAGATAAAAAACGGGATATGATCCTGGTTGAATTGCCGGGTATTGACAATCCAGCTCGTGCCCGTAAATACCTTCAGGCAAGTGCCAAATTGGAGTTTTGGGACCTGTTCAGAATTAATGACCCGGGACTTATTGATGCCTTTGTAACAGCTGACAAGAAACTTAAATCTCTTGAATCCGGTGACACATCTGCAGTTAATAAAGAAGCATATACATTAAAAAATAGATATGATATAACCAGAGATAGTTTAGGAAATGCTATAGACTCTACATTAGCTGGTGTTGATACCATCAGAAATGCAGATCCATTTGCCGACAGAGGTCCATTGTTATCCCTGTTAAGTCTTAATGGAGGCTCTACAGCTAGTTATTCTCCTTCGGTTTTGGGTGTAGTTGAAAAAGGAAATAAAGACAAAGTTTTAGAATTATTGAGAAAACCCGAATTAAAATCTATATTTCCGAGTGATTTAGATTTTAGATTGTCAGCAGAACCATACTCTAATTATGAAACCAAGGAGGTAACCAATTCCTATGAACTTTATGGAATTAGAACTAAAGTGGGTTCAGATGGAGCAACCTTGGACGGCGCACGGATAATCAGATCTTCAGTCAGTCCTGATCCGGTAACAGGTCAAGTTACAGTTAATTTGGCTATGGACAATAGAGGATCTAAAATATGGGGTGAAATGACAACCCGTGCTGCTAATGATAACAATCGGCAAATTGCTATTGCATTGGATGACGAGATTGTATCTAGTCCACGTGTAATTAACCCAATTTTAGGAGGAAATACTCAAATTTCAGGTAATTTTACCATAGACGAAGCCAAGGATTTATCCAATATCCTACAGGTTGGTAAACTACCTGCAAAAACGCATATTGTACAAGAATCATTGATAGGGCCTTCATTAGGAAAGGAAAATATTGACAGATCATTATATTCCATTCTTGGGGGGTTCTTCTTAGTTCTCTTATTTATGGTGCTTTACTATACAGGAGGAGGATTTATTTCCATTTTAGCTTTAGGATTAAACATTGTATTTATACTTGCAACATTGGCATCATTTGGAACGGTATTAACGTTGCCAGGTATTGCCGGGGTTGTATTAACTATGGGTATGGCGGTTGATGCCAACATCATTATTTATGAACGTATTAAAGAGGAATTAGCTGAAGGACGAACTTATCTTCAGGCTATTGCTGAGGGATTTAAGCATTCACTTTCAGCTATTATAGATTCGCACGTTACGGCTTTACTATCTTCAATTGTGTTATTTTATTATGGTATTGGACCAGTAAAAGGATTTGCCTTGGTGTTAATTATAGGTATTATATTTTCTGTATTTACATCAGTTTTGGTTTCCAGGTTAATCATTGATTGGTGGATGAATAAAGGTAAGTCTATTTCGTTCGCATCTGAAATGACAAAAAGAGCATTTAAGAATTTTCATTTTGATTGGGTTGGAAATAGAAAGTATGCATATATTTTCTCTACCATTTTGACTATAATAGGATTTGTATCATTCTTTACCAGAGGATTCGAGTTGGGTGTAGAATTTAAAGGAGGATATTCTATTAACGTAGCCTTTGATCAGGATGTAGATCCGGAATTGCTCCGAAACGAATTAACCACTTCTTTTGAAGGTAACCCTATCGTAAAGAGTGTTGACACACGAAATACTTATAACATTACGACTTCATATTTAATTAATGATATATCACCCGATGTCAATGAAAAAGTTAAAGCAAAATTATTAGAAGGTATAAATAAGGCATTAAACAAGCAAGTTGAGTATGCTGATTTCACGAATCATGATGGCAAAGGAATTCATATAACTTCTTATTCTCAAGTAGGGCCTGTGATTGCAGATGATATCAAAAGCAGCTCATATAAAGCTTTAATATTGTCATTGCTTGTAATTTTTATTTATATTTTGCTCCGATTTAGAAAATGGCAATACAGTGCGGGAGCTATTATTGCATTGGTCCATGACACATTAGTCGTTTTAGCTTGTTTTTCACTATTTCATGGAATATTACCGTTCCCAATGGAAATTGATCAGGCTTTCATAGCTGCCTTGCTTACTGTTATAGGATATTCAATGAATGACACCGTTATCGTATTTGATAGAATCAGGGATTATCTGTCTAAAGATTCGCAAAAAAGTGAAAGGGAATTGATCAATGATGCTATTAATACAACCTTATCCAGAACAATTAATACTTCATTGGTTACCTTATTGACGATCATAATATTGTTCTTTTTCGGTGGAGCATCCATTAAAGGATTCGCTTTTGCATTAATCGTCGGAATAACTATTGGTACCTATTCTTCAATATTTGTTGCCACTCCGGTTATCGTCGATTTTGCAAAGAGTATGAGAATTAGGACTAAAAAAACTAAGGAAGCCATAACAAATAAACTTTCAAAATCTAAAGCAGTTTAG
- a CDS encoding OmpA family protein codes for MRYSIMTKRHFIWVSLIALVSCMSQKKLKSGQEAYDVKQYSLAISFYNNEFETAITKKSKAGIAFQLGQCYSKISDSENELIWYKRAYDLGYGLPALEKYAFALKQNEQYDYAIDVFNDLAEEAQGGLIYRREISICKLAQSWKENKSNPFIYRVRPFESLNETANDFAAVYSPAGDIYFSSDRFGTKGKKKYNWSGQFFSDLFILNRESESADLVSINNINTPDNEGSCSLVNNGEKLYFTRCSDPGTGDYYCQIYSALLPQNEEPQLIDLGNFKCNNVNPAIYKSDSILIFSSDREGGEGKYDLYLAQWMDEQWSKPVNLGSLINSQGNEKFPTWDHDTLYFSSDYLAGMGGLDLFKTWRTKDGKWSSPQHLDYPVNSGADDFNFSKDPLFKSNDTIVQSGIFTSNRNQSQGDDIYSFQYIKNPNSVFNVPNKKLGKINIVATITFLKIETYKTENLNKELDSVQLEMTKDMKDFVYSGNKTKMIFYLNPNTDYQIKCSRRGYLNQILSFRTPFLDSLERDTTINLDYKVVLVPLIIDKEFVLDNVYYDYDKWDIREDAKFALDHLYEILISNPKINIVVVSHTDCRGEDQYNLNLSQKRAHSVVSYLISKGIPSNRLQSNGVGELDPAINCNCSTCTEEEHQKNRRTTFRIKL; via the coding sequence TTGCGTTATAGTATAATGACTAAACGGCATTTTATTTGGGTCTCGTTAATTGCCTTGGTGTCTTGTATGAGTCAGAAAAAACTCAAATCAGGACAAGAAGCGTATGATGTGAAGCAATATTCACTCGCTATTTCTTTTTATAACAATGAATTTGAAACCGCCATTACTAAAAAATCCAAAGCAGGTATAGCTTTTCAATTAGGACAATGTTATTCCAAAATCAGTGATTCAGAGAACGAATTAATATGGTACAAGCGGGCTTATGATCTGGGATACGGTCTTCCGGCACTCGAAAAATATGCCTTCGCCTTAAAGCAGAATGAACAATACGATTATGCTATTGATGTCTTTAATGATTTAGCAGAAGAAGCTCAAGGTGGTTTAATATACAGGCGCGAAATTTCTATTTGCAAATTAGCTCAAAGTTGGAAAGAAAATAAGTCCAATCCTTTTATTTATAGAGTAAGGCCATTTGAATCATTAAATGAAACTGCTAATGATTTTGCAGCTGTTTATAGTCCTGCAGGTGACATCTATTTTAGTTCTGATCGATTTGGAACCAAAGGCAAAAAAAAATACAACTGGTCTGGTCAATTTTTTTCTGACCTCTTTATTCTGAATCGTGAATCTGAATCAGCCGATTTGGTTTCAATAAATAACATCAATACTCCTGATAATGAAGGTAGTTGTTCCCTTGTGAATAATGGTGAGAAATTATATTTTACCAGATGTAGTGATCCAGGAACGGGGGATTATTATTGCCAAATTTATTCTGCATTATTGCCTCAGAATGAAGAACCACAATTAATAGATTTAGGTAATTTTAAATGTAATAATGTAAATCCTGCAATTTATAAATCAGATTCCATTTTGATCTTTAGCTCCGATCGAGAAGGGGGTGAAGGTAAGTATGATTTGTATTTAGCCCAATGGATGGATGAACAATGGAGTAAGCCAGTAAATTTGGGATCATTGATTAATTCACAGGGTAATGAGAAATTCCCAACCTGGGATCATGATACCTTATATTTTTCTTCAGATTATTTAGCCGGTATGGGTGGTTTAGATCTATTTAAAACATGGAGAACCAAAGATGGTAAGTGGTCATCTCCGCAACATTTAGATTATCCAGTGAATAGTGGAGCGGACGATTTTAATTTTTCTAAAGATCCATTATTTAAATCTAATGATACCATTGTTCAATCAGGTATTTTTACCAGTAACAGAAATCAATCTCAAGGTGATGATATTTATAGTTTTCAGTATATAAAAAATCCAAATAGTGTATTCAATGTCCCCAATAAAAAGCTTGGTAAAATTAATATTGTTGCAACAATAACTTTTCTAAAAATCGAAACATACAAGACTGAAAACCTAAATAAAGAATTAGATTCGGTCCAATTGGAAATGACCAAGGATATGAAGGATTTCGTTTATTCTGGAAATAAAACTAAAATGATTTTTTATTTAAATCCGAATACCGATTACCAAATTAAGTGTTCACGACGTGGATATTTGAATCAAATATTGAGTTTTAGAACTCCTTTCTTGGATTCACTGGAGCGAGATACAACCATTAATTTAGATTATAAAGTAGTTTTGGTTCCTTTGATTATCGATAAAGAATTTGTTCTGGATAATGTATATTATGATTACGATAAATGGGATATAAGAGAAGATGCTAAGTTTGCCTTAGATCATCTATATGAGATACTTATTTCAAATCCAAAAATTAATATTGTAGTTGTGTCACATACAGATTGTCGAGGTGAAGATCAATATAATTTAAATTTAAGTCAAAAAAGAGCTCATTCTGTCGTTTCCTATTTGATCAGCAAAGGAATTCCCTCAAATAGACTTCAATCCAATGGAGTAGGTGAACTTGATCCAGCTATAAATTGCAATTGTAGTACCTGTACCGAAGAAGAACATCAAAAAAATAGAAGGACAACTTTTAGAATAAAATTATAG
- a CDS encoding aminodeoxychorismate synthase component I, translating to MHLLEPYLNVIKTMNYLQKKGEDYLFMVDFDKTLGFCIPLSELDPNYIQYSIHEINTTHQEKIPFKFDFTPPSYETYCLAFEAIQKELKAGNTFLTNLTFASQVNCSLGLNDLFQYSDAKYKLWVNNTFVVFSPERFVHIENNVIKTNPMKGTINAEIEHAEEVLLNDLKENAEHHTIVDLLRNDLSIIANQVTVSRFKYLDLIKTNKGAIYQMSSEITGLVRERYRTCYGDLIDALLPAGSICGAPKQSTIDIIHRVENYSRGYYTGIFGTFQHGIFDSAVMIRYIESKNGQLYFKSGGGITALSDPEKEYHELIKKIYVPIF from the coding sequence ATGCATTTGTTGGAACCCTATCTGAATGTTATCAAAACCATGAATTATCTTCAGAAAAAAGGTGAAGATTACCTGTTTATGGTGGATTTTGACAAGACATTGGGTTTTTGTATTCCGCTATCAGAATTAGATCCTAATTATATTCAATACAGTATTCACGAAATAAATACCACACATCAGGAAAAGATCCCTTTTAAATTCGATTTTACACCACCCTCTTATGAAACCTATTGTCTTGCATTTGAAGCCATTCAAAAAGAATTAAAGGCCGGAAATACGTTTCTGACCAATCTTACCTTTGCTTCTCAAGTAAATTGTTCATTAGGACTTAATGATCTATTCCAATACAGTGATGCGAAATATAAATTATGGGTCAACAATACTTTTGTAGTGTTCTCCCCGGAACGATTTGTACACATTGAAAATAATGTGATTAAGACCAATCCAATGAAAGGCACCATCAATGCTGAAATTGAACATGCCGAAGAAGTTCTTTTAAATGACTTAAAGGAAAATGCAGAACACCATACTATTGTTGATTTACTGCGCAATGATCTGAGCATTATTGCAAATCAAGTTACCGTATCCAGATTCAAATATTTGGATTTAATTAAAACAAATAAGGGTGCTATTTACCAGATGAGTTCAGAAATTACCGGTCTAGTCAGAGAAAGGTATCGAACTTGTTATGGTGACCTGATCGATGCCTTACTCCCTGCAGGTTCAATTTGCGGGGCACCTAAACAAAGTACCATTGATATTATCCACAGGGTAGAAAACTATTCACGGGGTTACTATACTGGAATATTTGGAACCTTTCAACATGGAATATTCGATTCTGCTGTAATGATTCGATACATTGAATCTAAAAATGGTCAATTGTATTTCAAATCTGGTGGAGGCATTACTGCCCTGTCAGATCCTGAAAAAGAATATCATGAATTAATAAAAAAAATTTATGTACCCATTTTTTGA